The following DNA comes from Alphaproteobacteria bacterium HT1-32.
ACAAGCTGCTGCTCGATTGCGGCCATCTGCTTTTTCACTTCGTCACTTTTCTCAAGGCCGCCAGCATAGCCGGCGCCCGACAGAAGACGGCTCGCAACCACACGGTCGACCAGAATGTCGAAGATACTGGAGGTCGGGATTTGCGCGGCCTGCGGGATGCCCTGCTTGAACTGTTCCAGGTCGGTAATGGTGACGGGCTTGCCGTCAACCGTTGCGACAACCGTGTCCGGTGTCGGCTGTTGTGCCGATGCCAGCGTCGCAGCGCCGAACAGTGCGGTCGAAAAAGCCGCAATGCGCAGCAGGTTAAAACGGATCATGCCTAGTCTCCCTGAATCTGGATAAAGCCCAATTGACTGTTAGGGCATATTGCAATTGCGGCGGAGACTAGCAAGCCCGCCATAAACTGACACGCGAGAATCACAGCCGTTAAAACGAACGTGAGAATTATCCGCAGGCGTGCCGGAATATCGCCTGGCAGCAACGGATACACATTGACAATTTATCAACGTTTTGTCATTGAATTGATCGGCAATTCTTTGGGAGAGTTTCATGGATACGGCAGTTCGGGAAAACAAATGGCAGTTCTGGATTGATCGGGGCGGCACGTTTACCGATCTGGTGGCGCGCACGCCGGACGGTGAGTTGCGCACCCACAAGCTGCTGTCGGAAGACCCGGAGCATTATGAAGATGCCGCCATTCAGGGCATCCGCGAACTGCTCGGCCTCAGCCAGAGCGACCCGATCCCGTCTGAGGCCGTTGATGCGGTAAAAATGGGCACCACCGTCGCCACCAACGCACTGCTGGAACGCAAGGGCGACCGCACGGCGCTGGTCGTGACCCGCGGCTTCCGCGATGCCCTGCGTATCGGCTACCAGAACCGTCCCCGTCTGTTTGACCGCAATATCAAGCTGCCGGAAATGCTGTTTGAAACCGTCGTCGAAGTCACCGAACGGGTTACGGCAGACGGCGATGTGCTGACCCCGCTGGATACCAGCGCACTTAAAGCCGACCTTCAGCCGGTCTATGACAGCGGCATCCGCTCTGTCGCTATCCTGTTCATGCATGGCTATCGCTACACCGACCATGAATCCGCCGCCGCAGAGATTGCGCGGGAGATCGGGTTCACACAGGTCTCGGTCAGCCACGAAGTCAGCCCGCTGATGAAACTGGTGGGGCGTGGTGACACCACCGTGGTTGATGCCTATCTCAGCCCGATCCTGCGACGCTATGTCAATCAGGTGGCGCGGGAACTGGGTGATGTGCGCCTGCAATTCATGCAGTCCAATGGCGGCCTGACGGACGCCGGTCTGTTTCAGGGCAAGGACGCCATTCTGTCCGGCCCGGCCGGGGGCGTGGTCGGCATGGTCGAAACCGCAAAGATGGCCGGGTTCAACGAGATCATCGGCTTTGATATGGGCGGTACCTCTACCGATGTCAGCCATTTCGCCGGCGAACTGGAACGCAGCTTCGAGACGCTGGTTGCCGGTGTCCGCATGCGTGCCCCGATGATGCAGATTCATACTGTTGCTGCCGGTGGTGGCTCGATCCTGAATTTTGACGGCTCGCGCTTTCGCGTCGGCCCGGAATCCGCCGGGGCCAATCCGGGACCGGCCTGTTATCGCCGGGGCGGGCCACTGGCCGTCACCGACTGCAATGTCATGCTGGGCAAGATCCAGCCCGAGCATTTCCCGAAGGTCTTCGGCCCCGACGCCAAAAGCCCGCTGGATGCCGATGTGGTCGCCAGAAAATTCAACACACTGGCCGCCGAGATCAAGGCCGCCACAGGTGATGACTTCACGTCGGAACAGGTTGCCGAGGGCTTTCTGAAGATCGCCGTCGAGAACATGGCCAACGCGATCAAGAAAATCTCTGTCGAACGCGGCTATGATGTGACCGAATATGCGCTCTGCTGCTTTGGTGGCGCCGGTGGACAGCATGCCTGTCTGGTGGCGGATTCACTGGGCATGCGCACGGTCTATATCCATCCCTTTGCCGGGGTTCTCTCAGCCTATGGCATGGGACTGGCCGATGTACGTTCACTCCGCGAGGAAGCCGTCGAGGCAACACTGGATGGTGACGTTGCCGGTGATCTGGATGAACGCGCCGAACGGCTGGCCGCTGATGCCCTGCGTGAACTGTCCGATCAGGGGCTTGATGGTGATAATGTCTATGTGCTGAAACGCGCCCATGTGCGTTATGCCGGGACCGACACCGCAATCGAGGTGGATTACGGCTCACCCGCCGCCATGTCCGCTGCCTTCAACGAGGCGCATCGCCAGCGGTTTGGCTTCGTCATGGAAGACCGTGGCCTGCTGGTCGAGGCGCTGACCGTCGAAGCCGTCGGTGCCACCCAGTCTGTCGAAGACCCGGAACTGCCGGTCAATGCAACTGCGGGCGACATTCCGCAGCTTGGCCGCACCCGTCTGTGGACCGATGCCGCCTTCCATGATGCACCGATCTATGACCGCGCGGCCCTGAAGCCCGGCCATGCCGTCCCCGGACCGGCTGTCATCATCGAGCCGGTCGGAACCACCGTGGTGGAACCGGGCTGGCAGGCCGAAGTTACCAGCCGGGATCATCTTGTCCTGCGCCGGGTCGAGGTCAAAAAGCGCGAATTTGCCATCGGCACCGACGCCGATCCGGTGATGCTGGAAGTGTTCAACAACCTGTTCATGTCGATCGCCGAACAGATGGGCGCGACGCTGCAGAACACCGCCTATTCGGTCAATATCAAGGAACGGCTGGATTTCTCCTGCGCAATCTTTGATCCGGACGGCGATCTGGTCGCCAATGCCCCGCATATGCCGGTGCATCTCGGCTCCATGTCGGAATCCATCAAGACGGTGGTGCGTGAACGCGGCGGCTCGATGAATCCCGGCGATGTCTACGTGCTGAATGCCCCCTATAACGGCGGCACCCACCTGCCGGATGTCACCGTCATCACCCCGGTCTTTGACGAGGCCGGAAAGGATATCCTGCTCTATGTCGGCTCCCGCGGGCATCAGGCTGATATCGGGGGTATCACCCCCGGGTCGATGCCGCCTGATTCCACCAGCGTCGATGAAGAAGGCGTGCTGATCGATAACTTCCTGCTGGTCGACCGTGGCCATTTCCGGGAGACCGAACTGCGCGAACTGCTCGGCTCCGGCCCTTATCCCTGCCGTAATCCGGACCAGAACATTGCTGACCTGCGGGCTCAGATTGCCGCGAATGAAAAGGGTCTTCAGGAACTGGCAAAGATGGTCACGCATTTCGGACTTGGTGTCGTTCAGGCCTATATGAAGCATGTCCAGAACAACGCAGAAGAAGCGGTTCGCCGCGTCATCGGCCGGCTGCAGGACGGCCAATACACCTATCCGATGGACAACGGCGCGGTCATCGACACGAAGGTCACGATCAACCGGGAAGCCCGCACGGCCATCGTTGATTTCTCCGGCTCATCAAAACAGGTCGCGACCAATTTTAATGCCCCTTCGGCAGTGGCCAGGGCTGCCGTCCTCTATGTTTTCCGGACGCTGGTGGACGACGATATCCCGATGAATGAAGGCTGCCTGAAACCGATTGAAATCATCATCCCCGAAGGATCGATGATGAACCCGGTCTATCCGGCTGCCGTTGTCGCCGGTAATGTCGAGACCTCACAGGCGATCACCGATTGCCTGTTTGCCTCGCTTGGTGTCATGGGTGCCGCACAGGGAACCATGAACAACTTCACCTTCGGCAACGAGACCTATCAGTATTACGAGACGATCTGTGGCGGATCCGGCGCCGGTCCGGATTTCGACGGCACCACCGCCGTCCATACCCATATGACCAACTCCCGGCTTACCGATCCGGAAGTGCTGGAATGGCGCTTCCCGGTATTGCTGGAAGACTTCCGCATCAACCATGGCTCCGGCGGGGGTGGCCTGCACAAGGGCGGCGACGGCACTATCCGGCGACTGCGCTTCCTGCAGGCGATGAATGCCGCCGTACTGTCCAGCCACCGCATCGTCCCGCCCTATGGCATGGCCGGCGGCGAACCCGGCGCCCTTGGTGTGAACCGGGTCGAGCGTGCAGACGGGACAGTCGAGGACGTGCCGGGCTGTGCCAGTGTCGAGATGGCCCCCGGTGATGTCTTCATCATCCGAACCCCGGCCGGCGGCGGCTATGGTGTGACAAAACGGCAGGAGGCCGCGGAATGAGCGATCATCCGAAGGAAGACCGCGCACCCCGGCCCAGCGTTCCGATTGTCTCATCCTCACATCTGGTGTCGGAGCGGGCGTCGGAACTCAGTGAACTGGAATTCGGACTGTTCATCTGTAACAACGCCTTCCAGCGCTGGATCGTCCGCTGTACCCAGGCCACGGGTATCACGGACATGAATGCGCTGGACGTGATGGTCATCCACACCATCAACCACCGCGCCCGCAACAAGCGGCTGTCAGATATCTGCTTCGTGCTGAACATCGAAGACACCCATCTGGTGAACTACGCCATCAAGAAGCTGCTGAAAGCCGGGCTGATCGACCGCGAGAAACAGGGCAAGGAGATGTATTACGCCACCACGAAGGCCGGTCAGGAAGCCTGCGAAAACTATCGCCGGATTCGTGAGGACTGTCTCATCACCGCCTTCGGCTCTACCGGCATTGACGGCGGCGACGTCGGTGCCTCCGCCGACCTGCTGCGCGCCCTGTCCGGCCTGTACGATCAGGCCGCTAGATCTGCGACATCACTGTAGATCAGTCAGGTTGACGGGCCGTGGGCCAAACAACCACCCGCCTCATCCTGATGAGCAGCGAAGCTGCGTCTCGAAGGACGGCAGACAGTCTCCGGCATCATGTCTCCCTCACTGTCCTTCGAGACGCGCCTCCGGCGCTCCTCAGGATGAGGATAAAACTGGCAAAGCCCTTATCTCTCTCCCCTCATCCTGAACTCGTTTCAGGATCGGGCGCAATTCCACTCCGTCTTATACCGGCGCATCAGCCGGGCAAGGGGATCCTGAAACGCGTTCGGGATGGGGAAAGGCAGCGGGTATCAGACGGACTGGCTACATCGCCTCGTCGTAATCGGCTTCAAAATTGCGGGCGAGGACTTCGCGTTTGCCGACATGGTTTGATTTCGACACCACGCCTTCCTTTTCCATCTGCTCGATGATCCGCGCCGCCCTGTTGTAGCCGATCTGGAGATGGCGCTGGACGAAACTGGTCGATGCCTTGCCTTCGCGGCAGACCAGAGCAACCGCCTGATCGTACAGGTCATCGCCGGAAGATTTGCCTTCCGGGGCCGGCATGCCGGGGAAAGCCGGCGCATCGGCGTCTTCTTCCGTGACCGATTCCAGATAGGCCGGGCTGCCCTGTGATTTCAGATGGTCGACGATGGCGTTGACCTCTTCATCCGACACGAAGGGACCATGCAGGCGGGTAATGCGCCCGCCGCCAGCCATATGCAGCATATCACCCTGACCCAGCAGCTGTTCCGCGCCCTGTTCGCCGAGGATGGTGCGGCTGTCGATCTTGGAGGTGACCTGGAAGGAAATACGGGTCGGGAAGTTGGCCTTGATCGTACCGGTGATAACATCGACGGACGGTCGCTGTGTCGCCATGATCAGGTGAATACCGGCAGCACGGGCCATCTGGGCAAGCCGCTGAATGGCGGCTTCCACATCCTTGCCCGCGACCAGCATCAGGTCGGCCATTTCGTCAACGACGATAACGATATAGGGCAGCGGCTCGAGATCCATTGCCTGTTCTTCGAAGATCGGCTTGCCGGTATCCTGATCGAAACCGGTCTGAACCGTGCGCTTCAGTTCTTCATTATTTTCACGCGCCTTGGCGAGACGTTCGTTGAAGCCGGCAATGTTACGCACACTGAGCTGACTCATGGCGCGATAGCGGTCTTCCATTTCACGGACCGCCCATTTCAGGGCAACGACCGCCTTCGACGGATCGGTAACAACCGGCGACAGCAGATGCGGAATGCCGTCATAGACTGACAGCTCCAGCATCTTCGGGTCGATCATGATCATCCGGCATTCATCCGGCGTGCAGC
Coding sequences within:
- a CDS encoding 5-oxoprolinase, with the translated sequence MDTAVRENKWQFWIDRGGTFTDLVARTPDGELRTHKLLSEDPEHYEDAAIQGIRELLGLSQSDPIPSEAVDAVKMGTTVATNALLERKGDRTALVVTRGFRDALRIGYQNRPRLFDRNIKLPEMLFETVVEVTERVTADGDVLTPLDTSALKADLQPVYDSGIRSVAILFMHGYRYTDHESAAAEIAREIGFTQVSVSHEVSPLMKLVGRGDTTVVDAYLSPILRRYVNQVARELGDVRLQFMQSNGGLTDAGLFQGKDAILSGPAGGVVGMVETAKMAGFNEIIGFDMGGTSTDVSHFAGELERSFETLVAGVRMRAPMMQIHTVAAGGGSILNFDGSRFRVGPESAGANPGPACYRRGGPLAVTDCNVMLGKIQPEHFPKVFGPDAKSPLDADVVARKFNTLAAEIKAATGDDFTSEQVAEGFLKIAVENMANAIKKISVERGYDVTEYALCCFGGAGGQHACLVADSLGMRTVYIHPFAGVLSAYGMGLADVRSLREEAVEATLDGDVAGDLDERAERLAADALRELSDQGLDGDNVYVLKRAHVRYAGTDTAIEVDYGSPAAMSAAFNEAHRQRFGFVMEDRGLLVEALTVEAVGATQSVEDPELPVNATAGDIPQLGRTRLWTDAAFHDAPIYDRAALKPGHAVPGPAVIIEPVGTTVVEPGWQAEVTSRDHLVLRRVEVKKREFAIGTDADPVMLEVFNNLFMSIAEQMGATLQNTAYSVNIKERLDFSCAIFDPDGDLVANAPHMPVHLGSMSESIKTVVRERGGSMNPGDVYVLNAPYNGGTHLPDVTVITPVFDEAGKDILLYVGSRGHQADIGGITPGSMPPDSTSVDEEGVLIDNFLLVDRGHFRETELRELLGSGPYPCRNPDQNIADLRAQIAANEKGLQELAKMVTHFGLGVVQAYMKHVQNNAEEAVRRVIGRLQDGQYTYPMDNGAVIDTKVTINREARTAIVDFSGSSKQVATNFNAPSAVARAAVLYVFRTLVDDDIPMNEGCLKPIEIIIPEGSMMNPVYPAAVVAGNVETSQAITDCLFASLGVMGAAQGTMNNFTFGNETYQYYETICGGSGAGPDFDGTTAVHTHMTNSRLTDPEVLEWRFPVLLEDFRINHGSGGGGLHKGGDGTIRRLRFLQAMNAAVLSSHRIVPPYGMAGGEPGALGVNRVERADGTVEDVPGCASVEMAPGDVFIIRTPAGGGYGVTKRQEAAE
- a CDS encoding winged helix DNA-binding protein, producing the protein MSDHPKEDRAPRPSVPIVSSSHLVSERASELSELEFGLFICNNAFQRWIVRCTQATGITDMNALDVMVIHTINHRARNKRLSDICFVLNIEDTHLVNYAIKKLLKAGLIDREKQGKEMYYATTKAGQEACENYRRIREDCLITAFGSTGIDGGDVGASADLLRALSGLYDQAARSATSL